A region of Rhodospirillales bacterium DNA encodes the following proteins:
- a CDS encoding thiamine pyrophosphate-binding protein yields the protein MADGGGKNSITGRSAFLSILKDEGVTKLFGNPGTTELPVMHALSEHPDLGYVLGLQESVVIGMADGFSRASGKLVSCNVHVAPGLGNAIGAIYTAQMSGTPMIVTAGQQEQGHGLTEPLLYAPLVPIAQPVVKWATEIARIEDLPRTLRRAAKIATTHPTGPVFISLPGDILNAEAAIDLGESTRVDTATRPSDDAVERLARRLLAAKRPVILAGPEIVSSDAFAEAAELAETLGAAVYQQTVAHGAHFPSEHPCFMGALNRNQTQVRDTLAPYDLLVCVGSDVLQMSVWSTVEPVPAGMKIVQIGQRDWEMGKNYPAEIAVRADVKETLKALIPALTRIGGAARAEAAKAAVAALASSNWSAKRAARRAAVAARAGESPMAPEWVMMRLSERLPADGIVVDEGLTSANSLLAHYPLRDRYAYFGNVSGGIGWGIAAAVGVQMARPERRVVAVIGDGSSMYSVQAIWSAAHYKLPVVFLICNNGGYQILKDRLKAFHGNDKPIGMDFRDPAIDFTALAGALGVSAVRATNAKEFDAAFDAAMARTDGPTLIEAMVGKAT from the coding sequence TTCCTCTCGATCCTCAAGGACGAGGGCGTGACGAAGCTGTTCGGCAATCCCGGCACGACGGAGCTGCCGGTGATGCACGCGCTCAGCGAGCATCCCGACCTCGGCTACGTGCTGGGCCTCCAGGAATCGGTCGTCATCGGCATGGCCGACGGCTTCTCGCGCGCCTCGGGCAAGCTGGTGTCGTGCAACGTCCACGTCGCGCCGGGCCTCGGCAACGCCATCGGCGCGATCTACACCGCGCAGATGAGCGGCACGCCGATGATCGTGACCGCCGGACAGCAGGAGCAGGGCCACGGCCTGACCGAGCCGCTGCTCTACGCGCCGCTGGTCCCGATCGCGCAGCCCGTCGTGAAATGGGCGACGGAGATCGCGCGCATCGAGGACCTGCCGCGCACGCTCCGCCGCGCCGCCAAGATCGCGACCACGCATCCCACCGGGCCGGTGTTCATCTCGCTGCCCGGCGACATCCTCAACGCCGAGGCCGCCATCGACCTCGGCGAGTCGACGCGCGTCGACACCGCGACGCGGCCGTCGGACGACGCGGTCGAGCGGCTGGCGCGGCGCCTGCTGGCGGCGAAGCGGCCGGTTATCCTCGCCGGACCGGAGATCGTGAGCAGCGACGCCTTCGCCGAGGCGGCCGAACTGGCCGAGACGCTGGGCGCGGCGGTCTACCAGCAGACCGTGGCGCACGGCGCGCATTTCCCGTCGGAGCATCCCTGCTTCATGGGCGCGCTGAACCGCAACCAGACGCAGGTGCGCGACACTCTGGCGCCCTACGACCTGCTGGTCTGCGTCGGCTCGGACGTGCTGCAGATGTCGGTGTGGAGCACGGTCGAGCCGGTGCCGGCCGGCATGAAGATCGTGCAGATCGGCCAGCGCGACTGGGAGATGGGCAAGAACTACCCCGCCGAGATCGCCGTCCGCGCCGACGTGAAGGAGACGTTGAAGGCGTTGATCCCGGCGTTGACGCGGATCGGCGGCGCGGCGCGCGCCGAGGCGGCGAAGGCGGCCGTGGCGGCGCTGGCGTCGAGCAACTGGTCGGCCAAGCGCGCGGCGCGCCGCGCCGCCGTGGCCGCCCGCGCCGGCGAGAGCCCGATGGCGCCGGAATGGGTGATGATGCGCCTGTCCGAGCGTCTGCCGGCCGACGGCATCGTGGTCGACGAGGGCCTGACCAGCGCCAATTCGCTGCTGGCGCACTATCCGCTGCGCGACCGCTACGCGTATTTCGGCAACGTCAGCGGCGGCATCGGCTGGGGCATCGCGGCGGCCGTCGGCGTGCAGATGGCGCGGCCGGAGCGGCGCGTCGTGGCGGTGATCGGCGACGGCAGCTCGATGTACAGCGTGCAGGCCATCTGGAGCGCGGCGCACTACAAGCTGCCGGTCGTGTTCCTGATCTGCAACAACGGCGGCTACCAGATCCTCAAGGACCGGCTGAAGGCGTTCCACGGCAACGACAAGCCGATCGGCATGGATTTCCGCGACCCCGCCATCGACTTCACGGCGCTGGCCGGCGCGCTGGGCGTGTCGGCGGTGCGCGCGACGAACGCCAAGGAGTTCGACGCCGCGTTCGACGCCGCCATGGCGCGGACCGACGGCCCGACCCTGATCGAGGCCATGGTCGGCAAGGCGACGTAG